A stretch of DNA from Juglans microcarpa x Juglans regia isolate MS1-56 chromosome 5D, Jm3101_v1.0, whole genome shotgun sequence:
AGTGGTTCAAAGAGAGATGCATTATGAAAGATGATCTCAGGTTGCTTGTTGTGGAGTATACAAAGAGAAAGATACAACTGGAGCTTTAAAGATAAGGAGAAAAGGATGGCAGTCCTTAAGGATTTCCTTTAataacttttctatttctaattgtCCAGATTTGCTTACCCTTTTTTTGTCCTCTTATCAAGTGTTTCCCATGTATACACACTGTGTACTCGAGGAacaccactttttttttatcattaataaagttcaacttatcaaaaaattttaGTGGTGCCGCAAAGCCAGTAACAAAGTTCAGTGTTGCATTTccataaacaacaaaatgatCTAGTTTTCTGCATGAGGACAAAGCAACTCTATCATAAGCTGATAGCCATTcatcaaaatttaagaaagtcgGAGAAGAttaaaaagcaaataaaaaaaatccattaggAAGCCATGTTGagaattaaaattgaaaactcTTCAGCAATTTGCATGTCACATATTTATAATGTGGTGAATCATATTATCAAGTTAACATCACGATTACCTTTCTACATGTTGACATTGGTTCATCAGAATAGAAAGGTGGATAACCCACAAGCATCTCATACATGATTGCCCCAAGAGACCACCTGATACAAATATCTAGTTaacaaatgaaaacaaattacatGCCTAGGCTATATAAAACATAGTAAATAATCAACTAACCAGTCACACTCCATTCCGTATCCTTTCTTCAGTAGTACTTCTGGGGCAATGTAGTCTGGTGTTCCCACTGTTGAATAAGCCTGAATGGCATATGCAGATCTACTTATATAACATTTATGGTACAAAATATGTACAATAGGGCTTCAAAAGATTAAATCTATAATTGGAATCTGCGTGCTAGGACAGAAAAGCATGCAACTAAAGTTACTAAACCAATTTTCTATATCAGACAAGAAATATAATCTGAATAAATATATAGGTTCAATCATAACAATTTATGGCCAAAAATTAgcatacaaaagaaaagaaaaaataagatgaagacAGAGTTTTAGTTGATACCCCAGTGGACATGCTGGGATTCACAGCTTCTTGTGAGAGAACCAAGTCCATCAGGTCATTACTCAACATTCATATGGAATGCATTTCTCATCCAAGCAAATACAAAATAAACCATAATACTATTATTCACCCATTGATTCGTTTTTCCACCTAATGGAGCATCCTGCCAAATTGGATCAGAGAATAACAAGCCTCTCAAAGTGTATCAGTTTTACAGAATTTAGGCTCATTTCCCTCAACTAAAAACACATTTTCTGTAATTACTTTCCTAAATTGGCATCGGagacaagaaaatatttaacatattttctAAGGTTTATTTTCCAGAATGGAACCTTGAAAATATAAACATAgaaataacttatcaaaaacaaaaaatataaacatatagaTAGGCCATTAATAACACATGTTCAACCCCTTGGGAACATTGAAATCCTTGCTGTTGCAAGCTGAAAGAAGGGAAACttagatttgaatttcaaatttcctaATCCAAATATAGCCTGTGGGTTTCCAGTAATGTTTTCCAAAGTTTGATAGAAAAAATCAAGTGGAACAATATAACATAGCATCAGAAGATGCAAtttgaaaagattttatattgttttctaTCAACCAACAAGGTACGTCACCATTTTAAGCAGGCACTATTAGTGTGACATCACCTAAAATAAAGAATACTACAGAATAGTTAAAGTAAATGCTCTAACGAAATAAAAAAGCAAGGGAAATTTCAGAAACACAGGCAGTTTTACCAACATGGCAACCTCTCATTTATTGCTTTTTATTTGTGTACACAATGCGTTTCACAAGCAGAACATAAAATTCCTGCCTAGGAATAACACTAGCAACCTTGCCCCAAGGATGATATGTAATTTCTAGGGTAAATAGAGATCTTACCAACATTCGCCTGTTTTTTTGCCAGTGCAATAACTGCTCCTGTTGTGTCCGCCTTGGTGCAGAAGAATGATTGTCTCTGTCTGAGGAAGATTTCAAATTCCTTCCCACTCCATGGTCATTCTCACTAAGATTCGGAAAACTACTACAGTCCAAGGGCTTACACAATCCAAAATCTGAAAGCTTTAGATGGCCATTACAATCAAGCAGTAAATTATCAGGCTTGATATCCCTACAATGAAAGTAAAATTAACTAAATAGCTGTCTATAGTAAACTTCTCATATAAATGAGGTATACATATGTATTATAaacaaccaaaaagaaaatgtagcaagtaaaataataaaattgccCATTACAGCTAAATTACACCCCCACAATCCATTACAAACACAAACAATCCAAATCCCATTACCTGAAAATCACATCCAACACATACGCTGGATCTTTCAGGACCAAAAATCTACAAAATTAGCTCTTCAAAGAACCTAGTCAGCATTCTTTTAAGAGTCTTCTTCAAATCACTTAACTCCCCACATGCAGAGGTAGACCATGGAACTACATGGTTCCTTGAGCCctccacacccccccccccccccccccttccctcCCTGGgggacaaaaacaaaaaaaaaaaaaatgtaaactttattttttgaggtagttttataaagaaaattattatttataagtatttataaagaaaattatataaaattaatttttcccaGCAAATCTTTTTCATAATctgcaccccccccccccccccccccccccccctgcCCCAATTAGTTATGGGAAATATTCCATACcaagaaaactcaaaaaaaagtAACCAGGTCAAAATATATTAACTGGCCAAATTGGACCAAAATGTTACGAGGATATCAACGCCATAGTCCTAGGTTTCTTGAATGGATAGTAGATCAATTATATAAAACCTGTGAATATAGTTGTGTTTGTGAATAGACTCGATGGCAAGGACTGTCTCCCCAACATAAAATCTGGCCTcatcctcagtcaaggtatcttTGCGCATTAATAATGTCATCATGTCACCGCCAGCAAGATATTCCATTATAAGATACAAAAACTCATCATCTTGAAAAGAACAGTAGAGCTTGACAATGTAAGCACTATCTACTTCAGCAAGAAGGTTTCTTTCAGCTTTAACATGTTCCaccttcaaaaataaaagaaaaatggaagtataatttaatgaaattattgagTGAAATAAATATGCAAGTTCTTCTCTACAAAATACTCAAATGAGGTCAAAAATTGTTAATCAATGTTTCCCTCAAGTTCACACTCGGCGAGgaaatatgatttgaaatttcctttcttttaacGTAGAATTTTATTACTGCTAAGCATCAAGAAAAATAGCATTATTGACAGTTTCAAGCCTAGATGAAATTTGTTTCACGGCAACAGGTGTATAGACTGTAAGTCTTTATTTCAATACTACTGGTTCAGAAAGAACCTGGCCTCTGCGAAGCATCTCAGATTTCTTCAGCTTCTTCATTGCATATACATGGCCAGTAGCTTTCTCTCTGCAAAGTCTCACCTGCACATTCATCACAATCATTATAATTATCACCGTAAACAATTGTTTGGGATGAAAGAAACGATTAAATTAACAAAACAACAATCAAAGGCAATATGATGAGAACCTCCCCAAATGCACCCCTTCCAATAAGTGTCAAAAGTTCAAAGTCATCAACGCCCATCTTATGTCTTTGAAGACGCATATATTCTGTCTCCCTTTTCTCCAGATGTTTCAGAATATTCATTTGTTCTTCCTTGGGAACATCAGCATCAGCCAGCTCCTTCTCCAATGTGCAGCGTCTGCATTAGGAGCAAAATTAGACTTATCATTACAGACATGGAAAAATTTGATGAGCCCATAACAAGCATACAGCAGATTATTTTGAAGACAATAGAAGCATGATTTACGAGGCAGGAAATATACtgacaaaacataaaaacatgaGTATGAATTAAAAGgggatttataattttaaacaaaaccaTGATTTGCAAATCTAGCATTTGAGATGCAGTATCCTGGACAAATGTGCTCAACCAAGTTAAATTGCCATACAAAGACTCAAATGTCGAATATCGCTCAAAACACATCCAACAGTTTGCAAAAgcaacacaaaagtctcttctTGCCATAGACCTTAGCTAAAAGCATGCAAAAAAAATCACGCAGacacatatttaaaattaatctgaAGGTTACATGTTTGAGAGGTCACTAACACGAATGTTGAAAGAATTTAACTTCATAATTGATGGACTGAGATTGTGTTATGTGATGCCCAGTCATATATGAGAAGGTTTCATAGatgtttttttgtaaattaatgcaattttattaaaagtggAGAAGGACACAACCGAAGCACATAGGAAGTATACGGAAGGAAACACCCaactagcaaaaaaaaaaaagaaagaaagaagttcTTGTAAGTCTaggaaactaaaaaaaaagaaagttgtgGTGAGCAGTGGTGAAGCAGTCATCCAAACAGAGGGTGTTGAACATAaacgattttttttataagtggagTGTTGAACATAAAAGATTTTAACTCTACGACTGTCTTCTTTCGGTCTTCAAAAGCTCGAACATTGCATCTGTGTCAAATACACCGCATTAAGCAAAGGAAAACTATCTTCTAAACTTTTGAATTCTAATGAGCTCCATGAGGATTTCATGAACATGGCAACTACTCCACCACGTGCTGGGCATAACACACTCTAGCACACCCACAAACTTAGGGCTTCTATTTTAGGAATCGATGGTTTCCTTTGAAATCTATATTtctatctttagaaattatgttttgatatgagTTTCGAAAGATTTGTTGCaagtttttgttaaatttagTAAATTGTCAAAACTATGAGTTAGAAAAATAGAAGAGTTTAGTTTAAAAATGGACTAACTGCCAAAAGAAAGCAGAAAGCCAACAGAAGTTCATTGTTGAACAAAACTATATCTTTTTTATGCAAACCCAAACTGATGGGTGGGATCCGGGTCCAGATTCAACCATCAGTTTGGGTTTGCATCATTttaaggagagagaaaagatcTGGTTGAAATAGATTTGAGCTCCAAGTGACTCTTTGTTGTTAGTTGTCAGAGTCCTATtcctttttttgataggtaatcaagaagttttatccATAACAATGGGCATAGACAAGTACACAGAATGTATACATGAGTAATACCTAACTAGGAtttccaaccaaaaaaagaaatttatggaCATTAAGCCTA
This window harbors:
- the LOC121264959 gene encoding serine/threonine-protein kinase tricornered-like isoform X1, which encodes MESTRSWFHKFQPRVKNGPTKTKEMANAKDARKSVIDEAPSNATKQKAAAAKQYIENHYKAQMKCLQDRKERRCTLEKELADADVPKEEQMNILKHLEKRETEYMRLQRHKMGVDDFELLTLIGRGAFGEVRLCREKATGHVYAMKKLKKSEMLRRGQVEHVKAERNLLAEVDSAYIVKLYCSFQDDEFLYLIMEYLAGGDMMTLLMRKDTLTEDEARFYVGETVLAIESIHKHNYIHRDIKPDNLLLDCNGHLKLSDFGLCKPLDCSSFPNLSENDHGVGRNLKSSSDRDNHSSAPRRTQQEQLLHWQKNRRMLAYSTVGTPDYIAPEVLLKKGYGMECDWWSLGAIMYEMLVGYPPFYSDEPMSTCRKIVNWRTHLKFPEEAKLSNQAKDLICKLLCNVEQRLGTKGAHELKAHPWFKGSQWDRLYQMEAAFIPEVKDELDTQNFEKFEELLAPAQTPSKSGPWRKMLPSKDANFVGYTYKNFEIVNEDHIPGIAELKKKTNKPKRPSIRSLFDLYAFPPSSQTHLILLIGLLWEISLTFCQHNQRSLKAPNPSHCASLLDLHNIKNGL
- the LOC121264959 gene encoding serine/threonine-protein kinase tricornered-like isoform X2, with product MESTRSWFHKFQPRVKNGPTKTKEMANAKDARKSVIDEAPSNATKQKAAAAKQYIENHYKAQMKCLQDRKERRCTLEKELADADVPKEEQMNILKHLEKRETEYMRLQRHKMGVDDFELLTLIGRGAFGEVRLCREKATGHVYAMKKLKKSEMLRRGQVEHVKAERNLLAEVDSAYIVKLYCSFQDDEFLYLIMEYLAGGDMMTLLMRKDTLTEDEARFYVGETVLAIESIHKHNYIHRDIKPDNLLLDCNGHLKLSDFGLCKPLDCSSFPNLSENDHGVGRNLKSSSDRDNHSSAPRRTQQEQLLHWQKNRRMLAYSTVGTPDYIAPEVLLKKGYGMECDWWSLGAIMYEMLVGYPPFYSDEPMSTCRKIVNWRTHLKFPEEAKLSNQAKDLICKLLCNVEQRLGTKGAHELKAHPWFKGSQWDRLYQMEAAFIPEVKDELDTQNFEKFEELLAPAQTPSKSGPWRKMLPSKDANFVGYTYKNFEIVNEDHIPGIAELKKKTNKPKRPSIRSLFDTPDPPDRPALGNFLNILPTQSEVPESSESEPLRQSARSAQHQERPMRR
- the LOC121264959 gene encoding serine/threonine-protein kinase tricornered-like isoform X3, translating into MESTRSWFHKFQPRVKNGPTKTKEMANAKDARKSVIDEAPSNATKQKAAAAKQYIENHYKAQMKCLQDRKERRCTLEKELADADVPKEEQMNILKHLEKRETEYMRLQRHKMGVDDFELLTLIGRGAFGEVRLCREKATGHVYAMKKLKKSEMLRRGQVEHVKAERNLLAEVDSAYIVKLYCSFQDDEFLYLIMEYLAGGDMMTLLMRKDTLTEDEARFYVGETVLAIESIHKHNYIHRDIKPDNLLLDCNGHLKLSDFGLCKPLDCSSFPNLSENDHGVGRNLKSSSDRDNHSSAPRRTQQEQLLHWQKNRRMLAYSTVGTPDYIAPEVLLKKGYGMECDWWSLGAIMYEMLVGYPPFYSDEPMSTCRKIVNWRTHLKFPEEAKLSNQAKDLICKLLCNVEQRLGTKGAHELKAHPWFKGSQWDRLYQMEAAFIPEVKDELDTQNFEKFEELLAPAQTPSKSGPWRKMLPSKDANFVGYTYKNFEIVNEDHIPGIAELKKKTNKPKRPSIRSLFEVPESSESEPLRQSARSAQHQERPMRR